ATGTGTTTACCGAAGGGAAAAGCATAGAAGAAGCCCTGGAAAATGCCTATGAAGCACTGAACGGCGTACTTGAAGTGGAGGTTTCTCACGGACAGCTTCCTGCTCCCCCCTCAGCAGAAGGCAAAGATCTTTACCCGATTGAAGTAGCTCCTCATATTGAAATTGCCATTCAGCTGCGTAATTTGAGGGGAAGGCGTTCTCAGAAAAACATTGCCGAAAAACTGGGATTGTCTTACCAGGCCTACCAGAGACTGGAAAACCCTTTAAAGGGAAACCCGACTATAAAGACTCTGGAAAAAATAGCAAAAGCATTGGGACTGAACCTGACAGTGACTTTAAGCGCTTAGGCTTCAACATTGATATTCAGGGTTATACTCCGACACCCCAATAGGTAAAGAGTTCTCTAGCTGAAGGGCTCTTGCTGAAAATATTCCTCAGGTCAAAGAGGTATTCTCCTCTCATCAGGGATTTCACACGCTTCAGGTCCATCCCTCTGAACTGGTTCCACTCTGTCATCACAACAAAGGCATCCGCAT
This genomic interval from Oceanispirochaeta sp. contains the following:
- a CDS encoding type II toxin-antitoxin system HicB family antitoxin, whose amino-acid sequence is MKYKCRLKHEEKGYFVEFPDLNNVFTEGKSIEEALENAYEALNGVLEVEVSHGQLPAPPSAEGKDLYPIEVAPHIEIAIQLRNLRGRRSQKNIAEKLGLSYQAYQRLENPLKGNPTIKTLEKIAKALGLNLTVTLSA